A single region of the Fenollaria sporofastidiosus genome encodes:
- a CDS encoding DUF1858 domain-containing protein gives MEITKDMLIGELLRVKPEAAYILMEHGMGCVGCPSSQMESIEEACQVHGLDLTRLMEALNN, from the coding sequence ATGGAAATAACAAAAGACATGTTAATAGGTGAACTATTAAGAGTAAAACCAGAGGCTGCATACATCCTTATGGAACATGGTATGGGCTGCGTAGGTTGCCCATCAAGCCAAATGGAATCAATCGAAGAAGCTTGCCAAGTACACGGTTTAGACCTAACACGCTTGATGGAAGCTTTAAATAACTAA
- a CDS encoding FprA family A-type flavoprotein encodes MNTLSVKINDFLYYIGVNDRQTQLFENQWPLERGVSYNSYVIKSTKTALLDTVKITKVDDFLVKLKEVLEGRDLDYLVIHHMEPDHSGAIETIIDLYPNVKLVGNKKTFELLENFYHVKDNLVLVDDFDTLDLGEVSLKFVKTPMVHWPESMVSYEEKSGILFSQDAFGGFGALDGTIFDDEMNWDLYRSETRRYYSNIVGKFSKQVQAALKKLEGLKINMVCPVHGPVWRENPEKIVDCYDKWSRQETTDGAVIVYGTMYGNTEMMAEALARRLAERGVKNIKMFDVSKTHKSYILNEIWEYKALILGSCTYNNDLFPLMNDLVNVLKMNKLQNRVLAVFGSYSWSGGALKSLKEFRDASAMDIVETTVETKSCPTAEDYNVLRQIADEVADKLEGK; translated from the coding sequence ATGAACACGTTATCAGTAAAGATAAATGATTTTTTGTATTACATCGGAGTTAACGACAGACAAACTCAATTGTTTGAAAATCAATGGCCACTTGAAAGAGGTGTATCATATAACTCATATGTAATCAAATCAACAAAGACTGCTTTACTTGACACAGTAAAAATTACAAAAGTAGACGACTTTCTTGTTAAATTAAAAGAAGTGCTTGAAGGTAGAGATCTTGACTACTTAGTTATTCATCACATGGAGCCAGACCACTCTGGTGCCATCGAGACTATAATCGATCTTTATCCAAACGTTAAGCTTGTTGGTAACAAGAAAACTTTTGAACTTCTTGAAAACTTCTACCATGTCAAAGACAATCTAGTGCTTGTTGATGATTTTGATACTCTTGACTTGGGCGAAGTATCACTTAAATTTGTTAAGACACCGATGGTGCACTGGCCAGAATCCATGGTTAGCTATGAAGAAAAGTCGGGCATATTATTCTCACAAGACGCATTCGGCGGCTTCGGTGCACTTGATGGAACTATCTTCGACGACGAAATGAACTGGGATCTATATAGATCAGAGACAAGACGTTACTACTCCAACATAGTTGGTAAGTTCTCAAAGCAAGTGCAAGCAGCACTTAAGAAGCTAGAAGGACTTAAGATCAACATGGTTTGTCCTGTTCATGGTCCAGTTTGGAGAGAGAACCCAGAAAAGATTGTCGATTGCTACGACAAGTGGTCTAGACAAGAGACTACAGACGGAGCTGTCATTGTTTATGGAACAATGTACGGCAACACTGAGATGATGGCTGAGGCTCTAGCAAGAAGACTTGCTGAAAGAGGCGTTAAGAACATTAAGATGTTTGACGTATCAAAGACACATAAGTCCTACATCCTAAACGAAATTTGGGAGTACAAGGCACTTATTCTTGGCTCATGCACATACAACAACGACCTATTCCCACTAATGAACGATTTAGTCAACGTACTTAAGATGAACAAGCTTCAAAACAGAGTACTTGCTGTCTTCGGTTCATATAGCTGGTCAGGCGGTGCATTAAAGTCACTTAAAGAGTTTAGAGACGCATCAGCTATGGACATAGTTGAGACTACAGTTGAAACAAAGAGCTGCCCAACAGCTGAAGATTACAATGTATTGCGTCAAATAGCAGACGAAGTAGCAGACAAATTAGAAGGTAAATAA
- a CDS encoding UDP-N-acetylmuramoyl-L-alanyl-D-glutamate--2,6-diaminopimelate ligase has product MLLKDILRGVYDYSGTESIDDIVYNSKNAKKGTLFVALKGALSDGHKYIKNAYECGARAFVVEDDTMARDFQDATFIKLDDTRSALAIMSRNFFNKPDEDIKMIAITGTKGKTTTANIIYASLKKMGARPGIIGTNGVFYADKEEEVNNTTPESYEVYRILNNMRKAKVTHCVLEASSIGLKMKRLLGITFDIGLFTNISHDHIGGIEHPDFDDYFKSKMLLKDVSKKFIYNKDDAKLREAIKDGLSFSIEEKSDYKAENIVVSDDIFKIQSDFDLCGKSFEVKSISYYDIYNYLAAIAVLKELGYSFSEIVSAVKNISIRGRFEEVNVAGRLYIIDYAHNYISLKSILETVRKYKKHKIITVFGSVGGRSEKRREELAEVSDALSDISIVTSDNPNFEDPTKICKEIASFINGTHYTEPDRAKAIELSYELSEIGDIIVVAGKGHETYQLIKGEKVHYSDKESILNLKEAHDA; this is encoded by the coding sequence ATGTTACTTAAAGATATATTAAGAGGTGTCTATGACTACAGTGGCACTGAGTCCATAGATGATATTGTATACAATAGTAAAAATGCAAAAAAGGGTACCCTCTTTGTAGCACTTAAGGGTGCACTTAGTGATGGTCACAAATACATTAAGAACGCATACGAGTGTGGCGCACGTGCCTTTGTAGTAGAAGACGATACCATGGCGCGTGACTTTCAAGATGCTACCTTTATAAAACTTGATGATACAAGAAGTGCTCTTGCCATAATGTCGAGAAACTTTTTTAATAAGCCTGATGAAGACATAAAGATGATAGCGATAACAGGCACCAAGGGTAAGACCACAACAGCCAACATCATATACGCCTCTCTTAAGAAGATGGGCGCAAGGCCTGGTATTATAGGCACTAACGGTGTCTTCTACGCTGATAAAGAAGAGGAAGTAAATAACACAACACCTGAGAGTTACGAGGTATATAGGATACTTAATAATATGCGTAAGGCGAAGGTGACTCACTGCGTTTTGGAAGCCTCGTCCATCGGTCTAAAGATGAAGAGGCTACTGGGCATCACTTTTGATATAGGTCTGTTCACAAACATCTCGCACGACCACATAGGCGGCATAGAGCACCCAGACTTTGATGATTATTTCAAGAGCAAGATGCTACTAAAGGACGTTTCAAAAAAATTTATATATAATAAGGACGATGCTAAGCTAAGAGAAGCAATAAAGGACGGACTCAGCTTCTCTATAGAGGAAAAAAGTGACTACAAAGCTGAAAATATTGTAGTCTCTGACGATATATTTAAAATACAAAGTGACTTTGATCTATGCGGCAAGTCTTTTGAGGTGAAGAGTATCTCCTACTACGACATATATAACTACCTTGCTGCCATAGCTGTCTTGAAAGAGCTTGGATATAGCTTTAGCGAAATCGTAAGTGCCGTTAAGAATATATCCATACGCGGCCGCTTTGAAGAGGTCAACGTAGCGGGTAGGCTCTACATCATTGACTACGCGCACAACTACATCTCCTTAAAATCAATACTAGAGACTGTGAGAAAGTATAAGAAGCATAAAATAATAACTGTCTTTGGCTCTGTAGGCGGAAGAAGCGAAAAAAGACGTGAGGAGCTAGCCGAGGTAAGCGACGCACTCTCTGATATAAGCATAGTAACATCTGACAATCCAAACTTCGAAGACCCAACGAAGATATGTAAGGAGATTGCTTCCTTCATCAATGGCACTCACTACACTGAGCCGGATAGAGCTAAAGCGATTGAGCTAAGCTACGAGCTTTCTGAGATAGGCGATATCATAGTCGTTGCTGGCAAGGGTCACGAGACTTATCAGCTAATTAAGGGCGAGAAGGTCCACTATTCTGACAAGGAGTCGATATTGAACTTGAAGGAGGCGCATGATGCATAA